A single genomic interval of Gossypium raimondii isolate GPD5lz chromosome 11, ASM2569854v1, whole genome shotgun sequence harbors:
- the LOC105801768 gene encoding protein HOTHEAD has translation MGFEFWMFLSLVYVSHFHFHGLSLAEKAPYYSFVHEAAMAPEVSFYDYIIIGGGTAGCPLAATLSESANVLVLERGGSPYENPTKPDKGNFFPNLLDVSPSSYAQEFTSEDGVYNARARVLGGGSVINAGFYSHAEPEFLKQAGLNEALVNYSYQWVEKKIAFEPPMLQWQSALRDGLLEAGVLPNNGFTFDHIYGTKIGGTIFDGDDHRHTAADLLEYANPYRIKVYLHATVEKIIFETKVFSRTRAQGVVFEDELGKKHWALLTKDYKSEVILSAGALGSPQLLMLSGIGPSQQLKKFGIKVVKDQPMVGQGLVDNPLNVLLVPSPSPVELSLVSFVGITRFGSYIEACSGISFTPSWSRSVAKALAAILNQTEQSSTKLFQEGILNPESLLDTRIRGGIIFEKVKDPISSGYLELRNMNPRDNPKVTFNYFQAPEDLMKCVHGVKIAIDAVYSKSFSNFRYEILSAKALLELIVNLPLNQRPRHLTSAFSLEKFCMDTVMTIWHYHGGCRLGKVVDRDYKVLGVEALRIVDGSTFTSSPGTNPQATVMMLGRYMGLKILQERYFGKYRKK, from the exons ATGGGTTTTGAATTTTGGATGTTTCTTTCACTTGTTTATgtctctcattttcattttcatggcCTCTCTCTCGCAGAGAAAG CTCCGTATTACAGCTTTGTTCATGAAGCAGCGATGGCGCCAGAAGTGTCGTTTTACGACTACATAATCATCGGTGGTGGGACCGCAGGTTGTCCCTTGGCAGCGACGTTGTCTGAAAGTGCGAACGTTTTAGTCTTGGAAAGAGGAGGGTCGCCTTACGAGAATCCTACCAAGCCGGACAAAGGGAATTTCTTCCCTAATTTATTAGACGTCTCCCCCAGTTCGTATGCTCAAGAGTTCACCTCCGAGGATGGTGTGTACAACGCCCGAGCGCGTGTTCTTGGTGGTGGATCGGTGATTAACGCAGGGTTTTACTCGCATGCTGAACCTGAGTTCTTGAAACAAGCCGGTTTGAATGAAGCTTTGGTTAATTATTCATACCAATGGGTTGAAAAGAAGATAGCTTTTGAACCACCTATGTTACAATGGCAATCTGCATTACGAGATGGGTTACTCGAAGCCGGAGTTTTGCCGAATAACGGGTTTACATTTGATCATATTTACGGGACTAAAATTGGTGGAACTATTTTTGATGGGGATGATCATAGACATACAGCAGCAGATTTACTAGAGTATGCTAATCCATACAGGATTAAGGTTTACTTGCATGCCACGGTAGAAAAGATTATATTTGAAACAAAAG TTTTTTCAAGAACAAGagctcaaggggttgttttcgAAGACGAATTGGGGAAGAAACATTGGGCGTTGTTGACAAAAGATTATAAAAGCGAGGTGATCTTATCGGCAGGTGCCCTTGGTAGCCCACAGTTGTTGATGTTAAGTGGCATAGGCCCTTCTCAGCAGCTTAAGAAATTTGGTATCAAAGTGGTGAAGGACCAACCCATGGTGGGTCAAGGACTGGTTGATAATCCGCTCAACGTTCTGTTGGTTCCGTCTCCGAGTCCTGTTGAGCTCTCACTCGTTTCGTTCGTTGGCATCACCCGGTTCGGCAGTTATATTGAAGCTTGTAGTGGGATAAGTTTCACTCCCTCTTGGTCTCGTAGTGTTGCTAAAGCCTTGGCTGCTATCTTAAACCAG ACCGAGCAGAGTAGTACTAAGCTGTTTCAAGAAGGGATACTGAACCCCGAGTCACTCCTCGACACGAGGATACGAGGCGGAATTATTTTTGAGAAAGTGAAAGACCCGATTTCCTCAGGTTATCTTGAGCTTCGGAACATGAATCCTCGTGACAACCCTAAGGTGACCTTCAACTATTTCCAGGCACCAGAGGACTTGATGAAGTGCGTGCACGGTGTGAAAATCGCTATAGACGCTGTATATTCCAAATCGTTCTCGAATTTCCGTTATGAAATCTTGTCGGCTAAGGCTCTCCTAGAACTGATCGTTAACCTTCCCCTTAATCAAAGACCTAGGCACCTTACTTCGGCATTCTCCTTGGAAAAATTCTGCATGGACACCGTGATGACAATTTGGCACTATCACGGAGGCTGCCGCCTCGGCAAGGTTGTCGATCGCGACTACAAGGTCCTTGGTGTGGAGGCCTTAAGGATTGTTGATGGATCCACATTTACTTCCTCCCCTGGGACTAATCCTCAAGCTACTGTTATGATGCTTGGAAG ATACATGGGATTGAAGATACTGCAAGAGAGATATTTCGGGAAGTATCGGAAGAAATAG
- the LOC105801767 gene encoding MADS-box protein SOC1 isoform X2 — MVRGKIQIKRIENATSRQVTFSKRRNGLLKKAYELYVLCDAEVAVIIFSNKGKLYEFSSCDNMQNTIERYRQYKKDVQSNTPQIERYRQQLRLEAENMAKKIEFLEVSKRRMLGQNLGSCSIDELQEVENQLERSLRNIRARKGYLFKEQILQLKAKIYARGECQVIC; from the exons ATGGTGAGAGGCAAAATTCAGATTAAGCGAATTGAAAATGCAACGAGCCGGCAAGTCACCTTCTCTAAGCGACGAAATGGGTTGTTGAAGAAGGCTTACGAACTATATGTTCTCTGCGATGCTGAAGTAGCTGTCatcatattttctaataaagGAAAACTCTATGAGTTCTCAAGTTGCGA CAACATGCAAAACACCATAGAACGATATCGCCAGTACAAGAAAGATGTCCAAAGTAACACCCCTCAAATTGAAAGATACAGACAG CAACTAAGGCTTGAAGCAGAAAATATGGCCAAGAAGATTGAGTTCCTTGAGGTTTCTAAAAG GAGAATGTTGGGTCAAAATCTTGGTTCTTGTTCTATAGATGAACTTCAAGAGGTTGAAAACCAGCTTGAACGCAGCTTAAGAAACATTAGGGCAAGAAAG GGCTATTTATTCAAGGAGCAGATACTGCAACTAAAAGCTAAG ATATATGCAAGAGGAGAATGCCAAGTTATCTGCTAA
- the LOC105801767 gene encoding MADS-box protein AGL42 isoform X1 — protein sequence MVRGKIQIKRIENATSRQVTFSKRRNGLLKKAYELYVLCDAEVAVIIFSNKGKLYEFSSCDNMQNTIERYRQYKKDVQSNTPQIERYRQQLRLEAENMAKKIEFLEVSKRRMLGQNLGSCSIDELQEVENQLERSLRNIRARKGYLFKEQILQLKAKERYMQEENAKLSAKNNGTTCSQQNAEVETELFLGLPENRCS from the exons ATGGTGAGAGGCAAAATTCAGATTAAGCGAATTGAAAATGCAACGAGCCGGCAAGTCACCTTCTCTAAGCGACGAAATGGGTTGTTGAAGAAGGCTTACGAACTATATGTTCTCTGCGATGCTGAAGTAGCTGTCatcatattttctaataaagGAAAACTCTATGAGTTCTCAAGTTGCGA CAACATGCAAAACACCATAGAACGATATCGCCAGTACAAGAAAGATGTCCAAAGTAACACCCCTCAAATTGAAAGATACAGACAG CAACTAAGGCTTGAAGCAGAAAATATGGCCAAGAAGATTGAGTTCCTTGAGGTTTCTAAAAG GAGAATGTTGGGTCAAAATCTTGGTTCTTGTTCTATAGATGAACTTCAAGAGGTTGAAAACCAGCTTGAACGCAGCTTAAGAAACATTAGGGCAAGAAAG GGCTATTTATTCAAGGAGCAGATACTGCAACTAAAAGCTAAG GAAAGATATATGCAAGAGGAGAATGCCAAGTTATCTGCTAAG AACAATGGTACAACATGCAGCCAGCAGAACGCGGAGGTGGAGACAGAACTGTTCCTCGGGTTGCCGGAAAACCGCTGTTCCTAA